The genome window TGGTGTAGTGAAAACATAGATGCTATGAGCCAAAAGTTCTATTATTGTAACATAGTTGGATAAATATTCTATTTCTAAAATCTCCGGTATCAAACAAAATCGGGAAAGATGGTCAAGAATGATAATTACGAATAAAGTACAAGCTTGTGTGTCATGTGTTTAGCATGtcattatattttctttgataGGGACACTCTATCTGGTGTATGCTCACGAGGTTGTAGTTGTTTTGACAAGTGTCAAATGTGTACTCAAGTAATATGTGAAGtagaaaatacatgaaaatgaaGTTTCATGGCATTCATCCTGGTAATTCTATGTCTCTGCATAGGTCTTTTGCTTTCTATAAACGAATGCAAGTTTTTTTGATTCTGGAAGTTTCATTTTCCCACCCAtcatttgataacataactctctctctctctttttttttattctgcTTGTCATCGGTTTTGTTGCTAATAGTGTTGGCTAGTTTACTAATGCTTTCTTATTCATTCAACAGGGGATGTTGTGAGCCTCTTTGCTGGAGCAGATTATTTGTATAATCATTCTTTGGTGGACTACAGAGTGAGGCGATTTGTATATATCTGTGTCCAGGCAGTATATCATAAAAGGTTGTGTCCATGAAAACTTTTCTTTACGATTTTATTAGATACCAGCTCTTCTAAATATGGGGAATTGAATACTGAAGCTTTGTGCATGTGTCTCAATGTCACAATAAAATGATTTTGTATAACAGAAAGTTGGGAACCTCATGCTGCCTTTTGTATCTCTGGCAAGTTATGCTTTCTAATACTGAGGCCGTTCAAGCTATTATTACCATTGAGCTTGTGAACCTATCAACAATTCAAGTTCAGTGAATGCATACTAAGAATTATACCAAAGTACGGTTTAGTTGGTTGTAATCGTATATTAGGCAGTTGTTTTTGTATGGGGCCAACCCTATGTTTTTGTCCGACTTTGCTTTGttgggcttttttttttggaatacaAAATGAATTTTATTAAGGAGCACCAAGGGGATACTACCCAAAGAACAGTCACAACACTGATAAATTAATACAATCTACTGATAAATTAATACAATCTATCATTGGTGAATTTTTGACTGCTATTTTATAGATTTATACTGGCAATGAAAATTGAAAGCATGTTCCTATTTGACGGTTACTCTCAAGTTTGCTGTTATAATGATTCGTCTGGCCCCTTTCCCCTTGGTGATTGCCCCTATCATTCAATCATTCATTGAACTGTGAAATAGATGAGTTTTACTGGGCTTTTGCTGTATTATCGTTAACATTTTTGCTTGAGCATCTAATATTACCATTCATACAGTTTTTCCAAGTTTTTAGGTCAAGAAATTTCCCCCATCTACTATTGTGGAGGAAAATAAAGGACATGGAAGTCGTAAGGAATGGTATGGATGGGAAATCATTATGGAAATCTGTAGTCCTTTGTTTGAAGGCATGGTGAGGACtctgccactcaaccaatgggtAGTCTTTGTGGTAGATTGCAGTCATAGCAAAGATTTGAGTGATAGAAAAAACCTCTATGGTGGACTCCTAGGAGTCTTGACGACTAAGAATCCATGTAGTGAGCCATAAATACTTGAGACTAAGGCTTGTTAGCCGTAAATTTGTTATGATATCTGATAATCCTCATTTTTTGTCTCATAAGTTGataatcctctctctctctctctttgagtTGTTAACTACTGATGTGCAGGAAGTGCTTAATTAGTATTTCATTGTGAACAGAAATCGGTTGAAGCTTCAATTATTTATGGAACCTGAGGATTCTAACAAGTCATCGACTGTCTTGCTAGAAGCTGTGATTTTGTTAATAGATCCAAAACTCCCCTGGGTTTGTAAGATAATTGGGTATCTATTGCAGAGAAATGCATTCGCTTTGTTTCGGGAGATTGTTCTTACAGAGAAGGTATGTGTCCTATTCCTGCTAGTTTTGTCTCCCCTTTTATCATAACTAGATGTTGATATCTTATAATATGTACAATAAAAGAGGCATTTCCTGCTGTTTTTCAAGTATCTATATTGTAAAACACAAAGAAATTTCTTTCACATGTTGCTACTCGTCTTGGCATCTCAGGAATGATGCTGATTATCCTCTTTGATGTAATCTGACTCACTGAGTTGAAAATTCTATGATGGCTGACTAGACTTATCAACATCAcaatcatttcatttttttgatgTGACAGTTTGCTGTACTCTGTGTGGAAGTTAAAGGATGGTGAACACAGAGAAGTGTTGTTTGTGCTTTCTGTTCTATAATTATCAGTATTTATATTATTGTATAGTTTCTGTTTTATCTCAATTCTACTAGCCGTCTAAGGCTAAAAAAaccttttttaactttttaatttttggtgggCTGGGGGGAAGCGAGATGTAACAAGTGCAAGGCGCTGATCTAAAACAGTAAAACGCTGCTTCACAAGGAAATCAATATGTTTGTGTAAAAgtgtaaatattaatatattgaaTTTTCTACATAGATAACTTTGAGACACAAAATATAACCTTATTTTGCTGCCAAAAGGGCTGGAGATGCGGTTTGACTATGGCGAAATTGGTGGCAGGGGCGGATGCACCTTGACACTAAGGGGGGCAATTGCCCCCAttagttttttgaaaaatgccCTTATAGTACCAAGATTTTCTACTTTGCCCCCCttagtttttttgaaaaatacccTTGTAGTACTAAGATTTTCTACTTTGCCCCCTTATTTCTTAAAAAACTATCCTATATGCTATCCATTTTTAATCTTGCTACCTTTAAAAAATACCTTTCCAAATCTATTccattaaactttttttttttattccaaagTCATTAAACTTACCTTTAGAACTATAAGGCCAAAATCAAAATCTACTTTGACCTTTTTTGCAAAATATCCAAAGTATGAAGGTTCAGACCCACTCAATTTTGTTCCCTTAAAACTACAACGTCAAAGCCTAACCCTACTTTTTTCTCTCTACAAAGTACACAATCAGGCAAATTATATCACAGTTGGAAATTATTATATCAAGAAAGTCTAATAACTATTATATGACTGAGAGCTTGATTCGTTTAGTGTTAAACTCTTCATATTTCCACGACGACTACAGAACAAGCATTTTCACCTATGTTTCTTTGTAAATAGTCCCAAAAAAAATTCGGGGGCAGCGAACCCCCGCAAGATTTTTTGCCCCCCTTTGTCTAAAATCCTGGTTCCGCCCCTAATTGTTGGTATAGCCAGTAGTAATTGAAGGAGCAATTTGAATTCGCTATAAATTATTCTTGATCATTGAAGTAAAGTATAGCTGCCAATAAGTGGTGACATCTAACTTGCTTTTGGTTTCCATATAAGAAAAGTTGGTCAGATTGGTACTCGTTTTATTTTGGGTTTCTTATGAATCTGTTTCCTTATGATtctaaagtgttttttttgggtGCATATTACAGATACGATCACTTATTATTCACATTCTTTTGTTTCGTGAAGACACCTTTTTCTTGTTCCTTGAACCTATTTTTAATGATGTGTGCAGGAAAATGTAAAACCTTTAATTTCCTTTGGGAAAATATCTTCTTCACTGGAGCGTGTGCTTGTGCTCATAATCTCTCATGTTGGTCGGACGCCTTGCCTTTGTCAAAATATTGATCCATGTTGGAGTTTCCCGTCCCAGATTCTAACAATTCCTTTCCTGTGGCAGATTTTCCCCCATCTAAAAGAGGTTTGTTTCCTTGTCTTAGTGATTTTTTGTTCTGGATAAGATTACTCATTGATTTACGCAATGATGTCATAAACTGACCAGAGGCGAAGGTCCTTTTGTTTTGGACTTTCTCTGCTTATCTTTATTGATTTGTAGTCATTAATTAGTGTTATGCTGATTATCTGTGCGGTGCACAATGTTCTATCGTTGCAAATTGGTCATGGAAGTGTTGTGTGTCATATAATTTGACTGATTTTTCCGTCCAGGTTTTTGGAACTCGGGAGCTGAGCCAGCATTACATTCATCGGATGGCATTCCCCGTACAAAGTAATGCTAATTTATTGCCTGATGATGTTTCAGCAGAGTATCCTGGTTATGCTTGCCTTCTTGGAAATATATTAGAAACTGCGGTAGTTGCTTTATCTCAGCCTGACTGCTCTTTTGAAATGGTAAGTACTTGATGGAAATTATAGGATAGTTCTGTAACTGTTATATTCAAAGCAGTTAAAAATCTTTgcttttctttccctctctttctttttctcttggaGGGGAGGGGGTTTGGGTAGTTATGCAATTGTTTGTAGCTACACAGCAGAGGCCAGCTATTAGCCACCAAATGACTGTATTGGAGATTTGGAGTCCTTCATaataagaatttttttatttatattggtGATTGATTGCGTTATGCATACCTTGTTATTGATACATGATTCTGTAAGTCAGTGTTGATTGAGAGAATATCAGAATACTTGTCTAACTGTGTGCACCCCCACACACATATTAACATATATTTTTCTGTGAAATGTTAACCTGGAGAGCTCTTCTTGTGCCATTTCATTGGGAATAAGTCTTTCTATGgaaatatattattttggtaTGCTAGATTGTATTGTCTGAAATGCATCTCTTGTTATGGGCTTGGTATTGCCTAATGTTGCTTGTTAGCTTCAGCATATTAGAAATTATCCGACTGTCTCTGCGATGACAATTATATTTTGGGTTTGGCGTTGCACATAAAAGGAATGACCTTTGTTATTCCGTTCATGTTAGTTCCATTAATCAGTTGATGAAGGGAACTATGGGTAGGATGGATTTAACTATAGTAACTTTCCTGCTTGCCCTCCTCTTGGTGTTATAGGGATACAAAAGATTTAACAATAAAATTGTTGACTTTTTTATTTTCAGAAGTTTGGAGAGGTTGATTGGTATATTTACTAATTATTAGCCATATTAAATTTATTCAAGCTAAACACTCTACCTTCAAAGTGATTTTTATTCTAGTGCAACCCTTAGGTCTTAAATTGATTTTAGTTGGTCTTCCACTCTTCCTTTTGAATTCGAATTGGGATGTGTATGATTTCTCATTAAGTTGTATATGCTTTTACTTCTTTCATTTACCCAGACATTTATATGAAACCTTGCGTGAGGTCCACTCACTGAGTTTCCATTTAGTTTATGTATGCTTCCATTCATAGGGGAAAGGGAAGCTGTAGAAACAAATGTAGAAACAAATAATGCTGAGGTTGAAGCTGGAGGTCTGTAATCAAACACTTGCGATGCAGCCAGTTTTTAGATACTTGTACAGGGAAAAGCTTCTGGAGTAGGATTCTTTTGTTATATTCCTTCTCCTCATACACATGACTAAATGAAATATATTGTTTTTGCTTTCTTGTTTCACCATAGATTTTGGTACAaaatgatgatggtggtggtaaTGCTTACTTTGTCTGATGTTTTGTGCACCTATTTATGTGGagattttgcttttgtacataattttttttatataaatttctgTACTGAGGTTtctagtttgtttgtttgtctaaTTCCATTGACTTGTTTTGCATAATTTCTAATTTCATTAAGTTTTGAAATTACTGATCAAACgattttggtttttaatttttgttctttactTTGTGCAGGCCATAGATCTTGCAGCTGTTATAACATTCTTGCTGGAGGCACTTCCTCCTCTAAAGCTGTCTaatagagaaaataaagaaagtatGTCTTTCTTATTATATTCTGAATCGTAAATCTAGTTTTTCCCACTCCTTGCACTGTTCATGTGGAGGAACTCAAGGTGGAATTttatattgtttatttttactCCGCGTCTGCTTATTCTTGGTGCAAACCCTTTAGATTTTGTACTACTAGTAAGAAGAAGCAGGCAAGAATAAGTAATGGCAGCTGCCAAACTCAAGATCGATGTGTTTGGATATACTAAGTGTATATTTACTTctgtgtttatatgtgtacaCCACTACACCTTCTAAACTGATATCTTTGTAACCAAATTCATCTTATGTGTAAAGATTCAAAGATGATATGACCATAATCTAATGCTATCCTCAACTCTGTGTCTTTATATATGTGACTAATTatgataaaaggaaaaaagatttAAGGTTAAATGTAGATTCAGAACAGCAATTTACATATTTCACAATATAGAAACAAAGATGATTCCAAAATTTAGGAGTAGATCTTACATTGTTATCTTATATTGAAGTCATTGCTTTGTGAGTGTCTTCTTTGGGTGggtttttgggggggggggggctatGTATGCAGAACATACTTATAACCAGTAGTATTACTTGTTTGTGACGCATGTGTAATTCTTGGAGGTCAGATTCCATGGTAGGTGAGGATGATGTACCTGGCAGTGATGAAGGTATTGAAATAGCTCTGAATAGGGATTTGGAACAGCAGATAACCACTGCTATTGATTCACGATTTCTTCTTCAATTGGTAATTTATCTTTACTCTTGACATTAGCCTTTCAGTTGATGCTTTTATACTTGTAATTTATTAGAACTTATGCTTTCAAAGTagtctttaccttaaaatatAAGCGAAATGACTTGGAGTTTTGTCCTTTTGCTGTAGACAACTGTGCTATTTCGAGGATGTTCACCTGGTTCGCATGGTGAAGCACCAGAATCTAAAGAGGTGGCAGCAATTGGTGCTGCCTGTGCTTTTCTGCACGTTACTTTCAATTCGTTACCTCTTGAGAGAATCATGACCGTACTCGCTTATAGAACTGAATTTATTCCTGTGCTTTGGAGTTTTATGAAGCGGTGTCATGAGAATCAAAAGTGGCCGTCCTTGCCTGAGCGGTTCTCTTATCTCTTAGGAGATGCACCTGGTTGTCTACTACCTCTGGCTGCTTTCTGTCCTGTATACAAGTCAGTATGCTTCTATATATTTTGGTGGATGTGAATTCGTTACTTGACTGTTGATTACCGTTTATTTGTCAGTCTTGTTTTTGTACTTCATCCTTCATCTTGAGGCACAGCTGGTATGGACTACCTGAACTCTTTTTGTGGTTGCCCAGGCACATGCTTATGATTGTTGATAATGAGGAGTTCTATGAACGAGAAAAGCCATTATCATTGACAGACATCAGATGCCTGATTGTTATTCTGAGACAGGTAAGGAATTTTGTAAGAACATGTACTCCAATAGTCCAATAAGCTGGGTAACTTTAAAGTTTTTGATAGGTTAGCCCTCAAATTCTGTGGTTTTTTGGATGATATCGAATCTTTATAATCATGAGGGTCATCTGTGAGATGGAACCATCTTGTTGTTTGTAGCTTCAGTTTGccaaaaatatgtcaaatgtGATTTCCATTAGCATGTGGCCATGATGAAGTGGATAGGGACAGTTTGATCTGTGGCATGCAAATCTGACTGGCAATATGAGAGAGTACTTTAAATTGATATTGCCGAGTAACGTGCACTTGCTTTCTTCTGCAGGCATTGTGGCAGCTCTTGTGGGTGAATCCTATGTCACACCCTTCTTCGGTGAAATCTGTCACCAACACCCCTGTAATTAAGGGCCATCATGTTGAGTCCATTGAACAAAGGGTTAGTACTGTAGCAGCTGAGCTCCTCTCACAGGTATATGCAATCTCAGTTTGTTGAATTTGGATGCTCTTGTACAACGATTTCTTACCTTCATTGGTATTATACGACTTTGTGTTTCTTTGGAGCTTTAGTAGCCTTTAATCTGTATGACGATGCTAAGAAATCTGCTTTGATTTCACCATGTTTGTTTTGCATATGAAATACTGTGCTCTTCACTGCcattatgatttttcatttgttCTAGTTGCAAGATTGGAACAATAGAAGACAGTTTACACCTCCTGGCGACTTCCACGCTGATGGCGTGAGtgagtttttcatgtctcaGGTAATAATAACATTTCTCATGCTTGGTTTCATGTATTCTGCTTGTTCTAAATAGTATTTCACTTCTGCAGGCAGTAATAGAAGGAACCAAAGCAAATGATATACTGAAGCGGGCTCCTTTCTTGGTACCTTTTACGAGCAGGGTTAAAATATTCACTGTAAGGGATTGATTGGCTACAaatttgtattctttttttaGTTAAACTATTTGACTATGACAAGTATGTTGACTGTGAATTTGTTGACAATCTCACCTGTATGTTTTATGGATGTGATTCTGTTTACCAGTCACAATTAGCTGCAGCCAGGCAAAGGAATGGGTCTCAAAGCGTTTTCACAAGAAATCGGTTTCGTATACGACGGGATCACATTCTGGAAGATGCCTACAATCAAATGAGTGCCTTATCTGAAGAGGATCTCCGAGGAGCGGTAATGTCTTTGTTTTTGCTCCTCATGAATGGTTCTAAGCCATTTGATGACGgtaattgattttattttccagCCTTAGAATATTCTTTTTTATGCTGTTACTTGCAGATTCGTGTTACGTTTGTCAATGAGTTTGGTGTTGAGGAGGCTGGTATTGATGGTGGTGGAATCTTCAAGGATTTTATGGAGAATATTACTAGAGCAGCCTTTGATGTGCAGTATGGATTGTTTAAGGTTGGAAATCCGCATtctgtttatttatatttttctcaaaatctGTATGCATGCATAAATATGCAAGACATAACCGCAGACACATGCAAATATGCAGAGGCATTATTTGTATTAATACACAAGCAAATACAAAGAACTGACAAGCATCCATGATGGAATGAGGGTGTACGACATAAACTCACTCACACACGTAGAAATGTTACATTTGGATATAGTATAGATCCTAGCAGTGGCAATGTGGCATCAAATACTTAATACTTAATTTATGGAATAATAACAGTTGCTCAAGACTTGGCTAGCTGCTGTGAGGTTAAGCTTTTAAGTCATTCTGTTTGTTTGTAGGTTGTCAGGCTTGGGCCCATGTTAGCTTTATGTTGTGTTCTGTTGACCTAGAGTAAAAAGATATAAATAATAGGCTCTCTCTCAATAAATTAGAGTTTCTCATCTCTAAACTCTCCTCTCCTTTCAACTCTCTCTTATTCTCAAACAACACATTCCATagattatgttggaaattattCTGTGCTATAATCATTGTGAAGTTTCTTGGATGTCTACGGACTTTCAACCGTTCCCCATTGACATATTTCGTTTTTTCTTCCTCATCTCTCAACTCCATCAGATGCAATTTGAAGTCTGGACACTTAAGCCATTTGCTTTTCATGTCAACATTACTGACTGATACCATGTAGGGCTCTCTTGGCGAAACACTAAAGTTATTTCCATGTGTCTAGAGAAATGTTCGTAGAATTTTACTCTGTCTAGTTTTATTTTTGTAGATATCAGGCCTTCCAGTCTTAATGGTGTTTTAGCTTTAAATCTCTtgattttttcctattttttataattattttaactgCGTGGCTTTGGATTGACAAGATTTTTACAGCTTTTGACAGCCTGTATGTGGTTTTGCTGTATCATATGCTTCTCTTGTGTCTGCTGATTTGTTTAGTTGTATATTTGTCTAAGTGTATTAATAATTGTTTATTGGCTTTGCATGCTACTGCAGGAAACATCCGATCACCTGCTTTTCCCTAATCCTGGGTCAGGAATGATCCATGAACAACATCTccaattttttcattttcttggaaCACTTCTTGGAAAGGTGTGGGGTGTTCTGTTTAATTACCtttttttggatatattttttACTTTACAACTATTTGCCGCTTCATATAATATGCCTGCTAGATCTATTCCACCTTGCATATTATAGATTAGCTCTTTCCAAGGCTTAGGGTATTTCCCGATTatgcaattgaaaattttctgtAGTAGAGACAACACCCAAGAACCTAGTAATATCACCAGCACCTTCGAACCTCATTCCTTAACATTTTGGTGTTGGCTTTTAGCATATAGGAAAAAAGTCATTTGGATTCATGTTTGTAGGGTTTTGGCAAAGTTTTATTGTGGTTGCTATTAAGTAACGACTAAAAATTTATTAGATGCAGTAAAATTTGCTTTCAACCCCATGAAGCAGCCCACTTCTCTTGGTTACGTGCCTCTTTCTTACTGTGCCACATCTATCACTTATTAGCATGTCATTGCTAAGAAGATTTGGACATCCCCCACGTCAATAGGCTAACCATGTATCTATGCATGCAACGTTGAAAATAAATGAAGGAAATTAAATCTGAGATCATATCacgtgttgagcaattccatgtaaTACTTAAAACTGAACTCTGTTTGTTGGACTTATGCCCATGTCCTTGTTGTAATGGCACATGCATACTGTTTCTTTGACTCGACATATCAataattttctctttgtttttattcaattcattGAGATTTTGGATAATAGTACAGGAGTATTCATGTCTTTTGAATAGTTTCGTTCTGGTGATTGTTGAAATTCAAGGGCCTTTGTGTTGATTTATCGAGGAGATGATATCTTTTTTGTTGATATGCAACAAGAATTTTAGTTTGCAAATTTGACAATACCCATGTTATTTTTAATCTTTGTGGTCTAATTCCTATATACTTTTAAAAGTGGTAGTAATCTTTTGAGCAGTAGGTAGCCAACTTGTagtcttcttttatttttcttttgtcc of Tripterygium wilfordii isolate XIE 37 chromosome 13, ASM1340144v1, whole genome shotgun sequence contains these proteins:
- the LOC120012052 gene encoding E3 ubiquitin-protein ligase UPL6, whose amino-acid sequence is MFFSGDPSTRKRVDLGGRSTKERDRQKLLEQTRLERNRRLWLRQQNSAALKIQKCFRGRKAVLAEKAKVRDQFRITYGENCQRVDRHCFGPDSEFLRQLLFFFDAQNVGDVSVLVETCRLLQHFVRDAGDVVSLFAGADYLYNHSLVDYRVRRFVYICVQAVYHKRNRLKLQLFMEPEDSNKSSTVLLEAVILLIDPKLPWVCKIIGYLLQRNAFALFREIVLTEKENVKPLISFGKISSSLERVLVLIISHVGRTPCLCQNIDPCWSFPSQILTIPFLWQIFPHLKEVFGTRELSQHYIHRMAFPVQSNANLLPDDVSAEYPGYACLLGNILETAVVALSQPDCSFEMAIDLAAVITFLLEALPPLKLSNRENKENSMVGEDDVPGSDEGIEIALNRDLEQQITTAIDSRFLLQLTTVLFRGCSPGSHGEAPESKEVAAIGAACAFLHVTFNSLPLERIMTVLAYRTEFIPVLWSFMKRCHENQKWPSLPERFSYLLGDAPGCLLPLAAFCPVYKHMLMIVDNEEFYEREKPLSLTDIRCLIVILRQALWQLLWVNPMSHPSSVKSVTNTPVIKGHHVESIEQRVSTVAAELLSQLQDWNNRRQFTPPGDFHADGVSEFFMSQAVIEGTKANDILKRAPFLVPFTSRVKIFTSQLAAARQRNGSQSVFTRNRFRIRRDHILEDAYNQMSALSEEDLRGAIRVTFVNEFGVEEAGIDGGGIFKDFMENITRAAFDVQYGLFKETSDHLLFPNPGSGMIHEQHLQFFHFLGTLLGKAMFEGILIDIPFATFFLSKLKQKYNYLNDLPSLDPELYRHLIFLKHYKGDLSELELYFVIVNNEYGEQIEEELLPGGRNIRVTNENVITFIHLVSNHRLNFQIRQQSSHFLRGFQQLIQKVWIDMFNEHELQLLISGSLDSLDVDDLRINTNYAGGYHAAHYVIEMFWEVVKGFSLENQKKFLKFVTGCSRGPLLGFKYLEPLFCIQRAGGSASEEILDRLPTSATCMNLLKLPPYRSKDQLETKLLYAINADAGFDLS